GATGTTGCGGTAACTTCCTTCGATCATGGCAACCGATTCACCCTGCCATTCCAACAGCGACGCATCATCGGTTCCATGGTAGCCCTGCTGGTAAGCCCGGTGATGAGCGGACATGATTTTACCGTAGCGAAACGCCTGTGGTGTCTGTGCCGCCCACAAGCGTCGCCGATCCGGTGTAGCAACAGCAAATCCGCCATCCACTTCCTTGATGGTGTCCTTTACCGGCACGCCAACCACACAGCTCCCATGCTCTTCAACGGCCTTTAGTACACCATTGAGCAGGTCGCCGTCAAACAAAGGTCGCACACCATCATGAATCAGGACGATATCATCCACCTGAGCCTGACAGGCTTCAAGGCCAAGGCGCACCGAATCCTGACGTTCAGCGCCACCGGCGACAACATCACGCACTTTTGTGAATCCGCCTGGCTCAATGATGTCGAGACGACAAAAATCCATCTGATCCGCTGGAGCGATAACATAAATAGAATCAACACAGGGATGCTGCTGAAAAATAGACAGGGTATGCGCAAGGACAGGGCGTCCTTGCAGACACAGATACTGCTTATGGATAGAGGTTCCCATGCGGCGGCCAAGGCCCGCTGCAGGAATCAGAACAATGACACTCATAAGCCTCGTGACAGACTACCGCTCCGGGCGGCAGCAAAACAAACGACCAGGCCATAACAGCCTGGTCGTTAAAATCGTTATAAATGAGCTATTTTAATGATGGAAGACACCTTCAACCCGGCTACAGATCTGATCTTCTTCAACGCCTTCGGCAAAGGCCACTTCCTTAACGACCAGACGGCGCGCCAATTCAAGCACCTTCTTCTCGCCATAGGACAGTTCCTTACCGTTGCCGATCATATAGAGCTCACGCAGTACGGCGGCCACTTCCAGCAGGTCACCGGACTTGATCTTTTCATTGTACTCCCGCTGGCGTCGGCTCCAGGATGAGATACTCCCAGCCATGGCATCGGTATTCTGCAGAACGTCATAGACTTTCTGCACGTGAGCTTTATCAACAAGACCACGCATCCCCACCTGCTCGGCATTGGCCGTGGGAACCATGATGGTCATGTCGCTGTCACAGATGCGCAGGACATAAAAATCGTGCTCCTCCCCCGAAAATTCTTTTGTCTCAATGGACTCTATAATTCCGACACCTTGAGCAGGATATACCGCCTTATCCCCAACACTAAACAACATGATACGCCCTCGCTACTAACACACTTGCTGCAATCCTAGGCTGGCAACAA
This DNA window, taken from Desulfuromonas acetoxidans DSM 684, encodes the following:
- the ispD gene encoding 2-C-methyl-D-erythritol 4-phosphate cytidylyltransferase, with the translated sequence MSVIVLIPAAGLGRRMGTSIHKQYLCLQGRPVLAHTLSIFQQHPCVDSIYVIAPADQMDFCRLDIIEPGGFTKVRDVVAGGAERQDSVRLGLEACQAQVDDIVLIHDGVRPLFDGDLLNGVLKAVEEHGSCVVGVPVKDTIKEVDGGFAVATPDRRRLWAAQTPQAFRYGKIMSAHHRAYQQGYHGTDDASLLEWQGESVAMIEGSYRNIKITTPEDLLIAEAFLTASEKGNK
- a CDS encoding CarD family transcriptional regulator, with the translated sequence MLFSVGDKAVYPAQGVGIIESIETKEFSGEEHDFYVLRICDSDMTIMVPTANAEQVGMRGLVDKAHVQKVYDVLQNTDAMAGSISSWSRRQREYNEKIKSGDLLEVAAVLRELYMIGNGKELSYGEKKVLELARRLVVKEVAFAEGVEEDQICSRVEGVFHH